In one Sphingomonas hankookensis genomic region, the following are encoded:
- the odhB gene encoding 2-oxoglutarate dehydrogenase complex dihydrolipoyllysine-residue succinyltransferase: MATEVLVPTLGESITEATLGEWLKKPGEAVAADEPIASLETDKVSVEVPAPVAGVMGAHAVQPGDTVSVGAMIATIESGDGAAAAPAPKADAAPAPVATPAPAAAQQVPAAGDANVDAAALSPSVRRAILEHGVDPAKVKGTGRDGRITKEDVVAAAGDKSAAAAPAAAAPAAAAPAAAAPTRGEERVKMTRLRQTIARRLKEAQDTAALLTTFNDVDMTAVIEARAKYKDLFEKKHGVRLGFMGFFVKAATMALKDIPAVNAQIQGDEIVYHDYADISVAVSAPQGLVVPVIRDADKLSVAGVEKTIADFGKRAKDGTLKMDEMKGGTFTISNGGVFGSLMSTPIINPPQSAVLGLHRIEERPVVRNGQVVVRPMMYLALSYDHRLIDGREAVTFLVALKNAIEDPTRLLIDL; the protein is encoded by the coding sequence ATGGCAACCGAAGTTCTGGTCCCCACGCTGGGCGAATCGATCACCGAAGCGACGCTGGGCGAATGGTTGAAGAAGCCCGGTGAGGCGGTCGCCGCCGACGAACCGATCGCCAGCCTCGAAACCGACAAGGTGTCGGTCGAGGTTCCGGCGCCCGTGGCCGGTGTCATGGGCGCGCACGCCGTACAGCCGGGCGACACCGTGTCGGTCGGCGCGATGATCGCGACGATCGAATCGGGTGACGGTGCCGCTGCCGCGCCGGCTCCCAAGGCGGACGCCGCGCCGGCACCTGTCGCCACCCCTGCCCCGGCAGCCGCACAGCAGGTCCCGGCCGCCGGCGACGCCAATGTCGACGCCGCCGCGCTGTCGCCGTCGGTGCGTCGTGCGATCCTCGAACACGGCGTCGATCCGGCGAAGGTCAAGGGCACCGGCCGCGACGGTCGCATCACCAAGGAAGACGTCGTTGCCGCCGCCGGTGACAAGTCGGCCGCAGCAGCGCCCGCCGCTGCCGCCCCGGCCGCGGCTGCGCCGGCCGCCGCTGCACCGACCCGTGGCGAAGAACGCGTGAAGATGACGCGCCTGCGCCAGACGATCGCCCGCCGCCTGAAGGAAGCGCAGGACACCGCCGCGCTGCTCACCACTTTCAACGACGTCGACATGACGGCGGTGATCGAGGCGCGCGCCAAGTACAAGGACCTATTCGAAAAGAAGCACGGCGTCCGCCTGGGCTTCATGGGCTTCTTCGTGAAGGCCGCGACGATGGCGCTGAAGGATATTCCGGCGGTCAACGCGCAGATCCAGGGCGACGAGATCGTCTATCACGACTATGCCGACATCTCGGTCGCCGTCAGCGCGCCGCAGGGGCTGGTCGTGCCGGTCATCCGCGACGCCGACAAGCTGTCGGTCGCGGGTGTCGAGAAGACGATCGCCGATTTCGGCAAGCGCGCCAAGGACGGCACGCTGAAGATGGACGAGATGAAGGGCGGTACCTTCACCATCTCGAACGGCGGCGTGTTCGGGTCGCTGATGTCGACTCCGATCATCAACCCGCCGCAGTCGGCGGTGCTGGGCCTGCACCGCATCGAGGAACGCCCGGTCGTCCGTAACGGACAGGTCGTGGTGCGTCCGATGATGTACCTCGCGCTCAGCTATGACCATCGCCTGATCGACGGTCGCGAGGCGGTGACCTTCCTCGTCGCGCTCAAGAACGCGATCGAAGACCCGACGCGCCTGCTGATCGACCTCTAA
- a CDS encoding class I SAM-dependent methyltransferase: MRRTALFLPVLSAALVALTPAPAQAPRRPLAAAVGSPLRSPANVARDRYRHPVETLTFFGVKPTDTVVEIWPGNGWYSEILAPMLREKGRYVAAGPLPRTSDMLTKLQARDATAFGKAQAVAFPAEAGQAGVPDGVADKVLTFRNVHNWRFGGADRAQAAFDAMFRMLKPGGVLGVVEHRLPEARDAAAEEKSGYMKESSVIAFATKAGFKLAARSNVNANPKDTADWPQGVWTLPPTYRLKDVDRAKYAAIGESDRMTLRFLKPK; encoded by the coding sequence ATGCGTCGAACCGCCCTGTTCCTGCCAGTCCTAAGTGCCGCGCTGGTCGCCCTCACCCCCGCCCCGGCCCAGGCACCGCGCCGCCCGCTCGCCGCGGCGGTCGGGTCGCCGCTGCGCAGCCCGGCCAATGTGGCGCGTGACCGCTATCGCCATCCGGTCGAGACACTCACCTTCTTCGGCGTGAAGCCAACCGACACGGTGGTCGAAATCTGGCCCGGCAATGGCTGGTACAGCGAAATTCTGGCGCCGATGCTGCGCGAAAAGGGGCGTTATGTCGCCGCCGGTCCGCTGCCGCGTACATCGGACATGCTGACGAAGCTGCAGGCACGCGACGCGACCGCGTTCGGCAAGGCGCAGGCCGTCGCCTTCCCGGCGGAGGCCGGACAGGCGGGCGTGCCCGACGGCGTCGCCGACAAGGTCCTGACCTTCCGCAACGTGCATAACTGGCGCTTCGGCGGCGCCGACCGGGCGCAGGCGGCGTTCGATGCGATGTTCCGCATGCTGAAGCCGGGCGGCGTGCTGGGCGTGGTCGAACACCGCCTGCCCGAGGCGCGCGACGCGGCCGCCGAGGAGAAATCGGGCTATATGAAGGAAAGCTCGGTCATCGCCTTCGCGACCAAGGCGGGGTTCAAGCTGGCTGCGCGGTCGAACGTCAACGCCAATCCCAAGGATACCGCCGACTGGCCGCAAGGCGTATGGACGCTGCCGCCGACCTATCGCCTGAAG
- a CDS encoding CpaF family protein, with product MGGSGGRPSFGVARPMQGSGSARPADLDLAPQFPPLGQVPLPGGDLEPMPGEQASAMPQGVGDAMQRLADRQALSGEAGNSRVEGFETSIHRIKEQVLPRLLERVDPEAAATLTKDELAEEFRPIVGEVLAELKLTLNRREQFALEKVLVDELLGLGPLEELLADPAISDIMVNGPEQTFVERKGKLELANIAFRDEEHLFQIAQRICNSVGRRVDQTTPLADARLKDGSRVNVIVPPLSLKGTAISIRKFSAKPITIDMMAGFGSMSTKMATALKVAGASRFNIVISGGTGSGKTTMLNALSKMIDPGERVLTIEDAAELRLQQPHWLPLETRPPNLEGQGEITIRDLVKNALRMRPDRIILGEIRGSECFDLLAAMNTGHDGSMATLHSNSPRECLARMENMVMMSDIKVPKEAISRQIADSVDLIVQVKRLRDGSRRVTNITEVIGMEGPVIVTQELFKFEYLDESADGKIIGEYRSMGMRPYTLDKAKQYGFDQALLEACL from the coding sequence ATGGGCGGATCGGGCGGCAGGCCATCGTTCGGCGTCGCCCGCCCGATGCAGGGATCGGGATCCGCGCGGCCCGCCGATCTCGACCTCGCCCCGCAATTCCCGCCGCTGGGGCAGGTGCCGCTGCCCGGCGGCGACCTGGAACCCATGCCCGGCGAACAGGCGAGCGCGATGCCGCAGGGCGTCGGCGACGCGATGCAGCGCCTCGCCGATCGGCAGGCGCTGTCGGGTGAGGCCGGCAACAGCCGGGTCGAAGGGTTCGAAACCTCGATCCACCGCATCAAGGAACAGGTGCTCCCCCGCCTGCTCGAACGCGTCGACCCCGAAGCCGCCGCGACCCTGACCAAGGACGAGCTCGCCGAGGAATTCCGCCCGATCGTGGGCGAGGTGCTGGCCGAGCTGAAACTGACGCTCAACCGGCGCGAACAGTTCGCGCTGGAAAAGGTGCTGGTCGACGAGCTGCTGGGCCTCGGACCGCTCGAGGAATTGCTGGCCGATCCGGCGATCAGCGACATCATGGTCAACGGTCCCGAACAGACCTTCGTCGAACGCAAGGGCAAGCTGGAGCTGGCCAATATCGCGTTTCGCGACGAGGAGCATCTGTTCCAGATCGCACAGCGCATCTGCAACTCGGTCGGCCGCCGCGTCGACCAGACCACGCCGCTGGCCGACGCCCGGTTGAAGGACGGCAGCCGCGTCAACGTGATCGTGCCGCCCTTGAGCCTCAAGGGCACCGCGATCTCGATCCGTAAATTCTCGGCCAAGCCGATCACCATCGACATGATGGCCGGCTTCGGGTCGATGAGCACCAAGATGGCGACCGCGCTGAAGGTCGCCGGGGCCAGCCGCTTCAACATCGTGATTTCGGGTGGCACCGGCTCGGGCAAGACCACGATGCTCAACGCCCTGTCGAAGATGATCGACCCGGGCGAGCGCGTGCTAACCATCGAGGACGCCGCCGAACTGCGCCTGCAACAGCCGCACTGGCTGCCGCTCGAAACGCGCCCGCCGAACCTGGAAGGGCAAGGCGAGATCACCATCCGCGACCTGGTGAAGAACGCGCTGCGTATGCGCCCGGACCGGATCATCCTGGGCGAAATTCGTGGGTCGGAGTGTTTCGACCTGCTGGCGGCGATGAACACCGGCCACGACGGATCGATGGCGACGCTCCACTCCAACTCCCCGCGCGAATGCCTCGCGCGTATGGAGAACATGGTGATGATGTCGGACATCAAGGTGCCCAAGGAAGCGATCAGCCGCCAGATCGCCGATTCGGTCGACCTGATCGTGCAGGTGAAGCGCCTGCGCGACGGTTCGCGCCGCGTGACCAACATTACCGAGGTGATCGGGATGGAAGGCCCGGTGATCGTCACCCAGGAACTGTTCAAGTTCGAATATCTGGACGAGAGCGCCGACGGCAAGATCATCGGCGAATACCGTTCGATGGGAATGCGCCCCTATACGCTCGACAAGGCCAAACAGTACGGTTTCGACCAGGCGCTGCTGGAGGCATGCCTGTAG
- the lpdA gene encoding dihydrolipoyl dehydrogenase has translation MAEYDFDVLVIGAGPGGYVAAIRAAQLGLKTACAEGRETLGGTCLNVGCIPSKALLHASELYEEATGGHLAKFGVEIQGASLNLDQMHAEKKKAVGELTGGIEYLFKKNKVEWLKGYASFENDHSVKVGDRTVTARDIVIATGSSVTPLPGVQVDNDAAVIVDSTGALALPKVPEHLVVIGGGVIGLELGSVWRRLGAKVTVVEYADQILPGFDGEVRKESAKLFKKQGMDLKTATKVTAASVDGGTATLTLEPAAGGEATTLTADAVLVSIGRRANTEGLALDKAGLSVNQRGQVDIDEEFRTKVDGIWAIGDVVHGPMLAHKAEDEGVAVAEFIAGQTGIVNHDVIPSVVYTMPEIAGVGLTEEAAKERGEVKVGKFPFVANSRAKTNRDTDGFVKVIADAKTDRVVGVWIVSSLAGTMIAQAAQAMEFGATSEDIAYTCHAHPTHAEALKEAAMAVQGKPIHI, from the coding sequence ATGGCTGAATACGACTTCGACGTCCTCGTAATCGGTGCCGGCCCGGGCGGCTATGTCGCCGCGATCCGCGCGGCGCAGCTGGGCCTCAAGACCGCTTGTGCCGAGGGGCGCGAGACGCTGGGCGGGACCTGCCTGAACGTCGGGTGCATCCCGTCCAAGGCGCTGTTGCACGCGTCGGAACTGTACGAGGAAGCGACCGGCGGTCACCTTGCCAAGTTCGGCGTCGAGATTCAGGGCGCGTCGCTCAACCTCGACCAGATGCATGCCGAAAAGAAGAAGGCAGTCGGCGAGCTGACCGGTGGCATCGAATATCTGTTCAAGAAGAACAAGGTCGAATGGCTGAAGGGCTATGCGTCGTTCGAGAACGACCACAGCGTAAAGGTCGGCGATCGTACCGTCACCGCGCGCGACATCGTGATTGCGACCGGTTCGTCGGTGACGCCGCTGCCCGGCGTGCAGGTCGACAATGACGCGGCGGTGATCGTCGATTCGACCGGTGCGCTTGCGCTGCCCAAGGTGCCCGAGCATCTGGTCGTGATCGGCGGCGGTGTTATCGGCCTCGAACTCGGTAGCGTGTGGCGCCGCTTGGGTGCCAAGGTTACGGTTGTCGAATATGCCGACCAGATCCTGCCCGGCTTCGACGGCGAGGTCCGCAAGGAATCGGCCAAGCTGTTCAAGAAGCAGGGCATGGACCTCAAGACCGCGACCAAGGTCACCGCGGCATCGGTCGATGGCGGCACCGCCACCCTGACGCTCGAACCGGCGGCCGGTGGCGAGGCCACGACCCTGACCGCGGACGCGGTACTGGTGTCGATCGGCCGTCGCGCGAACACAGAGGGTCTCGCGCTCGACAAGGCCGGCCTGTCGGTCAACCAGCGCGGCCAGGTCGATATCGACGAGGAATTCCGCACCAAGGTCGACGGCATCTGGGCGATCGGCGACGTGGTCCACGGCCCGATGCTGGCGCACAAGGCGGAAGACGAAGGCGTCGCCGTCGCCGAGTTCATCGCCGGCCAGACCGGCATCGTGAACCACGACGTCATTCCGTCGGTCGTCTACACCATGCCCGAAATCGCTGGCGTCGGCCTCACCGAAGAAGCCGCCAAGGAAAGGGGCGAGGTGAAGGTCGGCAAGTTCCCCTTCGTCGCCAACAGCCGCGCCAAGACCAACCGCGACACCGACGGCTTCGTGAAGGTCATCGCCGACGCCAAGACCGACCGCGTCGTCGGCGTGTGGATCGTCTCATCGCTGGCCGGCACGATGATCGCACAGGCGGCGCAGGCGATGGAATTCGGCGCGACCAGCGAGGACATCGCCTATACCTGCCATGCCCACCCGACCCATGCCGAGGCGCTCAAGGAAGCGGCAATGGCGGTGCAGGGCAAGCCGATCCACATCTGA
- a CDS encoding YfbM family protein, with the protein MGMVIYLRRAGQSDLDRLIADPSVFEEFVFEEAVENLDLVDFDKAWHAVHYLLTGSADDVGHPLGIIIAALPELGADENGEGGIGLISPPMMRAFADALDRLDDATLERRYDPPAMLRADVYLADVFVDEGAEALEYVMQGVPALRRFAANCRATGDGAIRVIA; encoded by the coding sequence ATGGGCATGGTGATCTATCTGCGTCGGGCTGGTCAGTCCGACCTCGACCGATTGATTGCCGACCCATCGGTGTTCGAGGAGTTCGTGTTCGAAGAAGCCGTGGAGAATCTCGACCTCGTCGACTTCGACAAGGCGTGGCACGCGGTCCACTACCTCCTCACCGGATCGGCCGACGATGTCGGTCATCCGCTAGGCATCATTATCGCCGCGCTGCCCGAATTGGGCGCAGACGAGAATGGCGAGGGCGGGATCGGCCTGATCTCCCCGCCCATGATGCGGGCGTTCGCCGACGCGCTCGATCGACTGGACGACGCGACGCTCGAACGCCGTTACGATCCTCCGGCCATGCTGCGCGCCGATGTATATCTTGCGGACGTTTTTGTAGACGAGGGTGCCGAGGCGCTCGAATATGTGATGCAGGGGGTGCCGGCGCTGCGCCGCTTCGCTGCGAATTGCCGGGCGACCGGCGACGGTGCGATCCGCGTGATCGCCTGA
- a CDS encoding aspartyl protease family protein — translation MLRLSFALLLCAPVAAHAQGQLAADAEARWVPFTLTAANHLRFAMTIDGVAAQALLDTGLNHSAVSREFARRAKLTVDTQDAAAGVALGGAIRVDWAATKTVAFGAFSRSGGRVAVIDLPKLLASASGDAEVLVGTDLIARHAIDIDFANRRFRLLPSGRMPFAGTRVPMSLQAGSGLYLTEATLGKHRVRPLLVDTGDGGSLSVARSQWRAAGLKGARVTSTIAFGAGGVVDAGMTVTDKVALGGVPTGPIELRIEGDGGFTKQVRVAGRVGTGLLLRYRVLLDPVAGQMVVTPNPFAPPPPLKSTSGLLLGYDRARLRVLHVMSGGPAAKAGWKADELICAVEGKPVSLTPDGGVDVRWGTDTPGRVVKLALCDGAERSLTLANFY, via the coding sequence ATGCTCCGCCTGTCCTTTGCGCTGCTGCTGTGCGCGCCCGTCGCCGCCCATGCGCAGGGGCAGCTTGCCGCCGATGCGGAGGCGCGCTGGGTGCCGTTCACGCTGACCGCCGCCAACCATCTGCGCTTTGCAATGACCATCGATGGCGTCGCGGCGCAGGCGCTGCTCGATACCGGGCTGAACCATAGCGCGGTCAGCCGGGAGTTCGCGCGACGGGCGAAGTTGACCGTCGATACGCAGGATGCTGCCGCCGGCGTCGCGCTGGGCGGGGCGATCCGGGTCGACTGGGCCGCGACGAAAACGGTCGCGTTCGGTGCGTTCAGCCGCAGCGGCGGTCGCGTCGCGGTGATCGACCTGCCGAAACTGCTCGCCAGCGCATCGGGCGATGCCGAGGTGCTGGTCGGCACCGACCTGATCGCGCGCCATGCGATCGACATCGATTTCGCCAATCGCCGCTTCCGCCTGTTGCCGAGCGGCCGGATGCCCTTTGCCGGCACCAGGGTTCCGATGAGCCTGCAGGCGGGCAGCGGACTGTACCTGACCGAAGCGACGCTGGGGAAACATCGCGTCCGCCCGCTGCTGGTCGATACCGGCGATGGCGGATCGCTGAGCGTCGCGCGCAGCCAGTGGCGAGCGGCAGGACTAAAGGGTGCGCGGGTGACCTCGACCATCGCCTTCGGCGCAGGGGGCGTGGTCGATGCAGGGATGACCGTGACCGACAAGGTCGCGTTGGGCGGGGTGCCGACCGGCCCGATCGAACTCCGGATCGAGGGCGATGGCGGCTTCACCAAACAGGTCCGCGTCGCCGGACGCGTCGGGACCGGGCTGCTGCTGCGCTACCGCGTACTGCTCGATCCTGTCGCCGGGCAGATGGTCGTCACCCCCAACCCGTTCGCCCCGCCCCCGCCGCTCAAATCGACCAGCGGGCTGCTGCTTGGCTATGACCGTGCCCGGCTGCGCGTGCTGCATGTCATGTCGGGCGGACCGGCGGCGAAGGCCGGGTGGAAGGCGGACGAACTGATCTGCGCGGTTGAGGGCAAGCCGGTGTCGCTGACCCCCGATGGCGGGGTCGATGTGCGCTGGGGCACCGATACGCCCGGACGGGTCGTGAAGCTGGCGCTGTGCGACGGCGCGGAACGCTCGCTGACGCTGGCGAATTTTTACTAG